A window of Paremcibacter congregatus contains these coding sequences:
- a CDS encoding glycosyltransferase, giving the protein MNKQEKYILQYGSLAGWPYKIAKGLRKKGVASKNIILHDRDVHDLNRKLPYDEALCDVNSGKFHKFKTIVDFIEKATTECSLIHYHSSNIFYRELHWLYEGRKFTRAEIPMLLSFGGGDARPLKIANNKNRFFYKEPNIVKDFIISARYFSWSKNIKYAATDPEMTDYAMPYFEKIFPFRQPVDLTEITCNVPAKENDYPIFLHIPTEPKVKGTEEIVAAVKQLKEDGFHFEFRLKRQLTQQEVYNEIQHCDVYIDELKCGSHGVTAVETMASGKPTITYIREDLVDKFPKELPIVNANPETIYDVMRGLIMSHSMRHEIGLASRSYVEKYHDLLVVCDDLIGIYNEIS; this is encoded by the coding sequence ATGAATAAACAAGAAAAATACATATTGCAATATGGTAGTTTAGCTGGGTGGCCATACAAGATAGCGAAAGGGCTGCGGAAAAAAGGGGTAGCAAGTAAGAATATCATTTTACATGATAGAGATGTTCATGATCTTAATCGAAAATTACCATATGACGAAGCTTTGTGTGACGTGAACTCGGGAAAATTTCATAAATTCAAAACAATTGTCGATTTTATTGAAAAAGCAACGACTGAGTGTAGTCTCATTCATTATCATAGTTCTAATATTTTCTACCGAGAATTGCATTGGTTATATGAGGGCAGAAAGTTTACACGTGCGGAGATTCCTATGCTGTTGTCCTTTGGTGGTGGAGATGCTAGGCCTCTAAAAATTGCGAATAACAAAAATAGGTTTTTTTATAAGGAACCCAATATAGTAAAAGACTTTATTATTTCGGCTAGATATTTTTCATGGTCTAAAAATATTAAATACGCCGCTACAGATCCAGAAATGACTGATTATGCAATGCCATATTTCGAAAAAATATTTCCCTTTCGACAGCCTGTAGACCTTACAGAAATAACTTGCAATGTGCCTGCTAAAGAAAATGATTACCCTATTTTTCTTCATATTCCGACAGAACCAAAGGTGAAGGGAACTGAGGAAATCGTTGCAGCTGTGAAGCAATTAAAAGAGGATGGATTCCATTTTGAGTTTAGATTGAAACGACAGTTGACTCAGCAGGAAGTTTATAATGAAATCCAACATTGTGATGTCTATATTGATGAGCTGAAATGTGGATCACATGGGGTGACAGCTGTTGAGACAATGGCGAGTGGTAAACCAACCATTACTTATATACGAGAAGATTTAGTCGATAAGTTTCCGAAGGAGCTTCCGATCGTGAATGCTAACCCTGAAACTATTTATGACGTTATGAGGGGGCTAATTATGTCACATTCAATGCGGCATGAGATAGGTTTGGCGAGTAGATCATATGTTGAGAAGTACCATGACCTATTGGTCGTTTGTGACGACTTGATAGGCATATATAATGAAATCTCCTAA
- a CDS encoding N-acetyl sugar amidotransferase, with protein MTKQICTRCIYDNTLPNISFNEKGVCNYCHEIDELAAIYPNGEEGSIELKKVISNIKKAGKGKKYDAIIGVSGGCDSSYLLHYLTTEHNLRLLAVHFDNTYNSTIATENINALLSKLNIDLFTIVVDNNEYDDLLLAHLKAGVKEIDNPTDVGLAATMNIAAAKYGIKYKIDGHCFRTEGSAPTGWVYIDGKYVASVHAQFGTGKLKTFPNLWLSKQLKWMLFNQIKSIRPLYYLNYNKEEAKQMLTETYGWQWYGGHHLENRTASFVHSYFFPKRWGIDFRIAGYSAYCRDGRMTRQEALELMKQDPHIEDGLLDYMKTRLKLTDEGLEALMRLPKKDYTDFKTYKRTFEILRPFFYLMAKMDLIPMSFYLKYTIKQDKE; from the coding sequence ATGACTAAGCAGATTTGTACACGGTGTATTTATGATAATACTCTCCCTAATATTTCTTTTAATGAAAAAGGTGTGTGCAATTATTGTCATGAAATTGATGAATTAGCAGCCATATACCCCAATGGTGAAGAAGGCAGCATTGAACTCAAAAAAGTCATATCTAATATAAAAAAGGCCGGCAAAGGTAAGAAGTATGATGCTATTATTGGCGTTAGCGGTGGCTGCGATTCCTCTTACTTACTTCATTACCTAACAACCGAGCATAATTTGCGACTTCTTGCTGTTCATTTCGATAATACATACAATTCTACAATTGCCACTGAAAATATCAATGCCCTGCTAAGCAAATTAAATATCGACTTATTTACCATTGTCGTTGACAACAATGAATACGATGACCTTCTATTAGCTCACTTGAAAGCCGGCGTTAAAGAAATTGACAACCCAACCGACGTTGGCCTTGCTGCTACGATGAATATTGCTGCAGCGAAATATGGCATTAAATATAAGATCGACGGACATTGCTTCAGAACAGAGGGCTCCGCGCCTACCGGATGGGTATATATTGACGGTAAATATGTTGCCAGTGTTCATGCCCAATTCGGTACAGGAAAATTAAAAACATTTCCCAATTTATGGTTATCAAAACAACTTAAATGGATGCTATTTAATCAAATCAAATCAATTCGGCCCTTATATTATCTGAATTACAACAAAGAAGAAGCAAAACAAATGCTGACCGAAACCTATGGTTGGCAATGGTATGGTGGACACCACTTGGAGAACAGGACAGCAAGTTTTGTACATAGCTATTTCTTCCCAAAACGCTGGGGTATTGATTTTCGCATTGCCGGCTACTCGGCCTATTGTCGGGATGGACGCATGACCCGGCAAGAAGCTTTAGAGCTTATGAAACAAGACCCACATATAGAAGACGGATTGTTGGACTATATGAAAACGAGGCTTAAATTAACGGATGAAGGTTTAGAAGCTCTTATGCGGCTTCCTAAAAAGGATTATACAGACTTCAAAACCTACAAGCGGACATTCGAAATTTTGAGGCCATTTTTCTATTTGATGGCAAAAATGGATCTTATTCCTATGAGTTTCTATTTAAAATATACGATTAAGCAAGATAAAGAATAA
- a CDS encoding acyltransferase, with amino-acid sequence MHPFSDEIDPLLRQQILLYHSTATMADSERANVLGLPEGCRIREGAKIISQEKLSIGTNCWIGENAILDASGGLEVGSSTSIGLSVFVWTHDSHLMNIDGDNSREDNHRIKRRATKIGNNCFIAGHSVIMPGVTIGDSCIIGPLSVVYNDLPDNSTYTPYRDFYKQKNTITKLEKRIMELEKLVLNKDR; translated from the coding sequence ATGCACCCTTTTAGTGATGAAATAGACCCATTACTGAGACAACAAATTTTACTTTATCATTCAACTGCAACAATGGCGGATTCAGAAAGAGCGAATGTGTTGGGGTTGCCTGAGGGGTGCCGAATAAGGGAGGGAGCAAAAATAATATCACAAGAAAAGCTATCTATAGGTACCAATTGTTGGATAGGAGAAAATGCTATTTTAGATGCCTCGGGGGGGTTGGAAGTTGGAAGTAGTACTTCAATAGGACTTTCCGTATTCGTTTGGACACATGATAGCCATCTGATGAATATAGATGGAGATAATTCGAGAGAAGATAACCATAGGATAAAACGCCGCGCTACAAAGATTGGGAATAATTGTTTTATTGCTGGACATAGTGTTATTATGCCTGGAGTTACAATAGGTGACTCATGCATTATAGGGCCCTTGAGCGTTGTCTATAACGATTTGCCCGATAACAGTACTTACACGCCGTACAGAGATTTTTATAAACAAAAAAATACAATCACTAAACTAGAAAAACGGATTATGGAACTTGAGAAATTAGTTCTTAACAAGGATCGTTGA
- a CDS encoding lipopolysaccharide biosynthesis protein → MKSPNVARMKNITRSVSDKGFFHLLSSNFAVQFLGFGVILFLPSVLSPSEIGNARLLQSYSVLFILIGTFGYNVALLKVCAENITREEKAEVFKYCLYRTFFFSIISYVSLLVVNFFYIRGVNEVLGQWMPIYGVVIPFAAIVYCLTAYLQSQKRIKDVAKAQVIVRLTFLFLIILATYFFGFIGFVLSTIISYFVGIFPFALFIPLAIFEGVGETNRKDQINHYAYFTFFGVVVTTIGQYADLYLLDFLKVPDDRLGVYSYSILFLQAGMVVVNTVQSIVSPYISERQDNKEWVWVKTCYYQLLSFIFSIFIATGLYGGAILLTRYYLGEEYAELPDFVLGISGRFLIWSCFAVVGASLVGLGRFKEGFYLALITTPTGIILGYLFFPIWDIYGIIIAQMIAATLTLLGCWAVFWRATRRS, encoded by the coding sequence ATGAAATCTCCTAACGTTGCCCGAATGAAAAATATTACACGCTCTGTGTCCGATAAAGGTTTTTTTCACCTATTATCCTCTAACTTTGCAGTCCAATTCTTAGGTTTTGGGGTAATACTTTTCTTGCCATCTGTTCTGAGCCCAAGTGAAATTGGAAATGCGCGCTTATTACAATCTTATAGCGTACTTTTTATCTTAATTGGTACCTTTGGCTATAATGTTGCGTTATTGAAGGTATGTGCTGAAAATATTACACGAGAAGAGAAGGCGGAAGTCTTTAAATATTGTCTATACCGTACATTTTTCTTTTCAATTATTTCCTATGTCAGCCTCTTAGTAGTTAATTTTTTCTATATACGGGGCGTGAATGAAGTTCTTGGTCAATGGATGCCGATTTATGGGGTTGTTATCCCTTTTGCGGCAATTGTATATTGTTTAACTGCTTACCTGCAGTCGCAGAAAAGAATTAAAGATGTTGCAAAAGCGCAAGTAATTGTACGACTTACTTTTTTATTTTTAATTATACTAGCTACATATTTTTTTGGATTTATTGGTTTTGTACTTTCGACTATTATTTCTTATTTTGTGGGCATTTTTCCTTTTGCTCTATTTATCCCACTTGCAATATTTGAAGGTGTCGGAGAAACCAACAGAAAGGATCAAATAAATCATTATGCCTATTTCACATTTTTTGGTGTAGTGGTTACAACAATCGGACAATATGCGGACTTATATTTACTTGATTTTCTGAAGGTGCCGGATGACCGATTAGGCGTATATTCATATTCAATCCTCTTTTTACAAGCGGGAATGGTAGTGGTTAATACTGTACAATCTATTGTGTCGCCTTATATTAGTGAACGTCAGGACAATAAAGAGTGGGTGTGGGTAAAAACATGTTACTATCAATTGCTGAGTTTTATATTTTCCATATTTATTGCAACAGGTCTTTATGGGGGGGCTATTCTGCTAACGAGGTATTACCTTGGCGAGGAATATGCAGAGTTACCTGATTTTGTATTAGGAATATCTGGTCGCTTTTTAATTTGGTCATGTTTTGCTGTTGTGGGGGCTTCCTTGGTTGGGTTGGGGCGTTTTAAAGAAGGGTTCTACTTAGCTCTTATTACAACACCGACGGGAATTATTTTGGGATACTTATTTTTCCCTATTTGGGATATTTATGGAATTATTATTGCTCAAATGATTGCTGCTACACTTACACTTTTAGGCTGTTGGGCGGTTTTTTGGCGAGCTACAAGGCGCAGCTAA
- a CDS encoding AglZ/HisF2 family acetamidino modification protein has protein sequence MLQTRVMPCLLLDEGRLVKTTQFKKPRYVGDPINAVRIYNEKEVDEIIILDITASEKNKSINFELLEQITSECFIPVTYGGGVKSVDDFKKLYKIGIEKVSINSAAIKDASLIPKAVNIFGSQSVMVTMDIKRRLISKKYSVYKSRGKKALKISPIEYAKKVQDLGAGELMINFIESEGTWSGFDIDILSQITQAINIPVIAVGGAGNNQHIQEAVIKGGASAIAIGSIAVFQGKDLGVLIRFPKQKELEYLFHVKDNE, from the coding sequence ATGCTCCAGACGCGTGTTATGCCTTGTCTCCTTCTAGATGAAGGTAGGTTAGTAAAAACAACTCAATTCAAAAAGCCGCGCTATGTTGGCGATCCGATAAATGCCGTAAGAATATATAACGAAAAAGAAGTTGATGAAATTATAATTTTAGACATAACTGCATCAGAGAAAAATAAATCAATTAATTTTGAATTATTAGAACAAATTACGAGTGAATGTTTTATCCCCGTAACATATGGTGGTGGCGTTAAGTCAGTTGATGATTTTAAAAAATTATATAAGATTGGAATTGAAAAAGTTTCAATCAATTCTGCAGCTATAAAAGACGCTAGCCTAATTCCAAAAGCGGTAAATATATTTGGTTCACAGAGCGTAATGGTTACCATGGATATAAAAAGGAGACTTATATCCAAAAAATATTCCGTTTATAAATCTAGAGGTAAAAAAGCTTTAAAAATATCCCCTATTGAGTATGCTAAAAAGGTGCAAGATCTTGGAGCCGGTGAGTTGATGATAAACTTCATCGAATCTGAGGGAACATGGTCAGGGTTTGATATCGACATTCTTTCTCAAATAACGCAGGCAATAAATATTCCTGTTATTGCTGTGGGGGGAGCTGGTAACAATCAACACATTCAAGAGGCCGTCATAAAGGGCGGTGCTTCAGCTATTGCAATTGGAAGCATTGCAGTGTTCCAAGGAAAGGATTTGGGTGTCCTAATACGTTTTCCAAAACAAAAAGAATTAGAATATCTTTTCCATGTCAAGGACAATGAGTGA
- a CDS encoding bi-domain-containing oxidoreductase has translation MKQVLQDLAKGTSIIADVPRPRCKKGHVLIQTAQSLISAGTERMLVDFGRSSYIEKARQQPEKVKMVLDKVKADGLLPTIDAVKSKLNQPLPMGYSNVGTVIEIGTGVSNFKIGDRVLSNGHHAEVVCVPKNLCAKIPDTVSDEEAVFTVVGAIGLQGIRLANPTLGECFIVTGLGLIGLMVVQILRANGCRVLGLDFDPAKLELARQYGAETVNLAEIQDPISTADAFSRGRGVDGVIITASTKSNEPMHQAATMCRKKGRVVLVGVVGLELQRSDFFEKEISFHVSCSYGPGRYDSSYEDHGNDYPVGYVRWTEQRNFEAILDMMAIGAIDTDDLRTKTFEIENAPKAYDLLMAEKGALGVLLSYKADIKASATRTLAIGENTSNTSEQVIIGAIGAGNYAGRILLPAFKRTGARLKTIATSQGVSGTHHGKKLGFEFNTTNSNEMLADREVNTIVIGTQHSTHSHFVEQALAAGKNVFVEKPLALTNKQLDKIDEAYRAAYDRGENPKLMVGFNRRYAPLMQKLKKQVEKSTDPMSIMYTCNAGAIPADTWVQDSEAGGGRIIGEACHFIDIVRFLCGCPIVDIQAASMKMPEGVTDCHDTASIMLRFKNGSLATIHYFANGHQSFPKERIEVFQNGNIMILNNFRRLTGFGNKSINCKTFKQNKGQQECCNNFVESLRNGENTPIPYEEIMEVSRVAIKAWDQLLVQ, from the coding sequence ATGAAACAAGTTCTCCAAGATCTCGCCAAGGGTACCTCAATCATCGCCGATGTCCCTCGCCCTCGTTGTAAAAAAGGACATGTTCTTATTCAAACAGCTCAGTCCCTCATCTCAGCGGGTACTGAACGCATGCTTGTTGATTTTGGACGCTCTAGTTATATTGAAAAAGCCCGCCAACAGCCTGAAAAAGTAAAGATGGTTTTAGATAAAGTAAAGGCTGATGGTTTGCTTCCCACAATTGATGCCGTCAAGTCAAAATTAAACCAACCTCTGCCTATGGGTTATTCGAATGTGGGTACGGTGATAGAAATAGGAACTGGTGTTTCAAATTTCAAAATTGGTGACCGAGTTCTCTCAAATGGGCACCATGCAGAAGTGGTCTGTGTGCCTAAAAACCTTTGCGCAAAAATTCCCGATACAGTATCGGATGAAGAGGCAGTATTCACTGTTGTTGGTGCTATTGGTCTACAGGGTATTCGCTTAGCTAATCCGACACTTGGTGAATGTTTTATTGTCACAGGACTTGGTCTCATTGGTTTAATGGTTGTGCAAATTCTTCGCGCCAATGGCTGCCGTGTTCTTGGCCTAGATTTTGATCCGGCAAAGCTTGAACTAGCGCGCCAATATGGTGCTGAAACCGTGAACTTGGCGGAAATTCAAGACCCTATTTCCACAGCAGATGCATTTTCACGCGGACGTGGTGTCGATGGTGTGATCATAACAGCATCCACAAAAAGTAATGAACCAATGCATCAAGCAGCCACCATGTGCCGTAAAAAAGGCCGTGTGGTATTGGTTGGCGTTGTTGGCTTAGAACTTCAACGCTCTGATTTTTTTGAAAAAGAAATTTCTTTCCATGTTTCTTGTTCCTATGGCCCCGGTCGATATGATTCTAGTTACGAGGACCACGGTAATGATTATCCTGTTGGATATGTCAGGTGGACAGAACAACGAAACTTTGAAGCAATCCTTGACATGATGGCCATCGGTGCTATCGACACGGACGACTTAAGAACCAAAACATTCGAGATTGAAAATGCGCCCAAGGCCTATGACCTACTGATGGCAGAGAAAGGGGCTCTTGGTGTTCTCTTATCTTATAAGGCTGATATTAAAGCTAGTGCCACACGGACTCTGGCCATTGGTGAAAATACTTCCAATACATCAGAGCAAGTCATTATAGGTGCAATTGGTGCTGGCAATTATGCAGGTCGTATTCTTCTACCTGCCTTTAAGAGAACCGGCGCAAGACTAAAAACAATTGCAACCTCCCAAGGCGTTTCAGGTACACATCATGGCAAAAAATTGGGGTTTGAATTCAACACAACAAATAGTAATGAAATGCTAGCGGATCGTGAAGTTAATACCATTGTTATTGGCACGCAACATAGTACGCATTCTCACTTTGTGGAACAAGCACTAGCTGCAGGTAAGAATGTATTTGTTGAAAAACCACTCGCCCTTACAAACAAACAACTTGATAAGATCGATGAAGCCTATCGAGCGGCTTATGACCGAGGAGAGAATCCTAAGTTAATGGTCGGCTTTAATCGCCGTTACGCTCCACTTATGCAAAAACTCAAAAAGCAAGTTGAGAAATCCACTGACCCCATGAGCATTATGTATACGTGCAATGCTGGAGCAATTCCTGCTGATACATGGGTTCAAGATTCAGAAGCTGGAGGCGGCCGTATTATTGGCGAAGCCTGCCACTTCATCGATATTGTCCGCTTCTTGTGCGGTTGTCCTATAGTTGATATTCAGGCAGCTTCCATGAAAATGCCTGAAGGCGTTACTGATTGCCATGACACAGCATCTATCATGCTCCGTTTTAAAAATGGCTCTCTTGCCACTATTCACTATTTTGCCAATGGTCATCAATCTTTTCCAAAAGAAAGAATTGAAGTATTCCAAAACGGAAACATAATGATTCTTAATAACTTCCGACGCTTAACAGGCTTTGGCAACAAGTCGATTAACTGTAAAACCTTTAAACAAAATAAGGGACAACAGGAATGCTGCAATAACTTCGTAGAAAGTCTAAGAAATGGAGAGAACACACCTATTCCTTATGAAGAAATTATGGAGGTATCACGTGTCGCGATCAAGGCTTGGGACCAATTATTGGTACAATAA
- a CDS encoding heparinase II/III family protein: MKKLKKAGLYWRTLRHLKAIQITNRIKRKLFPVKINNSTALSLRGLSVDSFYAIPRSKSILWTDTFLFLNKKEKLTFPSGWNDQSLSKLWLYNLHYFEGLMNKKTTVELKQQLIEQWIAENPIEHGNGWEPYPISLRITNWIKWALSGNTLSQNALHSLAVQTRYLMKTIEFHLLGNHLFANAKALVFAGIFFKGPEPERWLSRGLKILEEQIPEQFLDDGGHFELSTTYQALLVEDLLDILYLLQVGERGIPEEWKYKAKKAVEWLVIMTRPDGLPPLFNDSAYGITPSLQDITSLSSSVGLEVAKNFPDGLTDLPNSGYFRYETGKYAFFGDAGQVGPDYIPGHAHCDMANYELFAADQPIIVDTGVSTYENSARRHLERSTVSHNTVQIAGEEQSEIWGAFRIGRRAKIKKRVVIGDKATVSYVGYGHSRYEHQRTFSFEPSKILISDEIFCKRLMAGASISRIHFHPNVDVEVRENTVQAGPLLIRFEGAKRIDLTRYCYAPEFNTLVSAHVIEIAFDTNLETTITL; the protein is encoded by the coding sequence ATGAAAAAATTAAAGAAAGCAGGCCTTTACTGGCGGACATTACGCCATTTAAAAGCTATCCAAATAACCAACCGGATTAAGCGCAAGCTATTTCCGGTAAAAATTAATAATTCAACCGCGCTCAGTTTGCGGGGCCTTTCAGTCGATAGTTTTTATGCGATACCAAGGTCCAAATCTATTTTATGGACAGATACATTTCTATTTCTCAACAAAAAAGAAAAACTGACATTCCCAAGCGGATGGAATGATCAATCTTTATCAAAGCTATGGCTTTATAATCTTCATTACTTTGAAGGACTTATGAATAAGAAAACAACTGTTGAACTTAAGCAACAGTTGATTGAGCAATGGATTGCTGAAAACCCAATAGAGCATGGAAATGGTTGGGAGCCATATCCAATTAGCCTTAGGATAACCAACTGGATAAAGTGGGCTCTTAGTGGAAACACCTTATCTCAAAATGCCCTTCATAGTCTGGCTGTTCAAACACGGTACTTAATGAAAACCATTGAATTTCACCTTCTTGGGAATCATCTTTTTGCTAATGCTAAAGCTCTAGTTTTTGCGGGGATTTTTTTTAAAGGACCCGAACCAGAAAGGTGGCTTTCAAGAGGACTTAAAATTTTAGAAGAGCAAATTCCCGAACAATTTCTTGACGATGGCGGCCATTTTGAACTGAGTACAACTTACCAGGCCCTTTTGGTTGAAGATTTACTTGATATTCTATATCTGCTCCAGGTGGGGGAGCGGGGCATTCCGGAAGAATGGAAATATAAAGCTAAAAAAGCTGTTGAATGGCTTGTGATCATGACGAGGCCAGATGGATTGCCCCCACTCTTTAATGATTCAGCTTACGGAATTACACCTTCGTTACAGGATATAACATCTCTGAGCTCATCTGTTGGGCTTGAAGTAGCCAAAAATTTTCCAGATGGGCTGACGGATCTGCCTAATAGTGGTTATTTCAGGTATGAGACTGGAAAATACGCCTTCTTTGGGGACGCGGGGCAGGTGGGGCCGGATTACATCCCTGGGCATGCCCACTGTGATATGGCCAACTATGAACTATTTGCGGCTGATCAACCGATTATTGTTGATACTGGTGTCAGCACATACGAGAATTCTGCAAGGCGCCACTTGGAAAGGTCAACAGTTTCTCATAATACCGTTCAGATTGCGGGTGAAGAGCAAAGTGAAATCTGGGGCGCGTTCCGGATTGGCAGGCGGGCAAAAATCAAAAAGCGAGTAGTTATCGGAGATAAAGCCACTGTTTCTTATGTTGGTTATGGTCACTCAAGGTATGAGCACCAAAGAACTTTCTCCTTCGAGCCCAGTAAAATTTTAATATCGGATGAAATTTTCTGCAAACGCCTAATGGCTGGGGCGTCCATTTCTCGCATACATTTTCATCCGAATGTTGACGTTGAGGTCAGAGAAAACACCGTCCAAGCAGGCCCTTTGTTGATAAGATTTGAAGGTGCAAAAAGAATTGATTTAACAAGATACTGTTACGCTCCAGAATTTAATACACTCGTCTCTGCTCATGTGATTGAGATCGCTTTTGATACAAACTTGGAAACCACAATTACATTATGA
- a CDS encoding CoF synthetase, with protein MKVKVFIKNTVSQMPYSIGKVFTHIPFSWRLGNSYTSTQNSIHKFNALSDDERASYLVTKLNRIIKHATSSFDFYTKLYDKHNLLGTSLKYLDDFKQFPIITKELLRTHIDQFNGALTMNTGGTTGEPFSFFLDKQAFSREWAHMHYIWKNKNYVKTDIKITLRGKNLGNKNIIYNPVHNEFIINTYKSIKSFKGEILHLIQKHKIKFVHGYPSAIYEFFKELDTITSYEEKVIIKNNLQCCFLGSEFPVQYMVNYLKTTWNLDYISWYGHSEMAILAVDKEKSNIYSPFMTYGYAEIDCGKLIGTSYNNFDMPMIRYDTGDKAEGTSDKNGILKNFSITEGREGDYIIDKGGKKIPLTALVFGRHHRIFDKADFIQVGQEENGFVIFYVTFKSPHDIDEDNLGHYFDLSNVDINFKFKIINSPIRSTMGKIRLKI; from the coding sequence ATGAAAGTTAAGGTATTTATTAAGAATACAGTATCTCAGATGCCATACAGCATCGGGAAAGTTTTTACTCACATCCCCTTTTCATGGCGACTAGGTAACAGCTATACCTCAACACAAAATAGCATCCATAAATTCAATGCCCTGTCAGATGACGAACGGGCTTCTTATCTAGTCACTAAGCTAAATAGGATTATTAAACATGCCACTAGTTCATTTGATTTTTATACAAAACTTTATGATAAGCATAACCTTTTGGGGACTTCCCTAAAGTATCTTGATGATTTCAAACAATTCCCAATTATCACTAAAGAATTACTTAGGACACATATTGATCAATTCAATGGCGCATTAACAATGAACACTGGGGGGACTACCGGAGAGCCTTTTAGTTTCTTTCTAGACAAGCAAGCATTCTCCAGGGAGTGGGCGCATATGCACTACATCTGGAAAAATAAAAATTATGTAAAGACCGATATTAAAATTACGTTACGCGGAAAAAATCTTGGAAATAAAAATATTATATACAACCCAGTTCACAACGAGTTTATAATTAATACCTATAAGAGCATTAAATCCTTTAAAGGTGAGATATTACATCTAATTCAAAAGCATAAAATAAAATTTGTGCATGGTTACCCCTCTGCAATTTATGAGTTTTTTAAGGAACTAGATACAATCACTAGCTATGAAGAAAAGGTCATTATAAAGAACAACCTTCAATGCTGTTTTCTTGGCTCAGAATTCCCCGTACAATATATGGTGAATTATCTAAAGACAACATGGAATCTTGATTATATATCTTGGTATGGGCATAGTGAAATGGCAATTTTAGCCGTTGATAAAGAAAAGAGTAATATATATTCTCCTTTTATGACATATGGTTATGCAGAAATAGATTGCGGCAAGTTAATCGGAACTTCATACAATAATTTTGACATGCCAATGATACGTTATGATACTGGAGATAAGGCTGAGGGGACTTCTGACAAAAATGGTATTCTAAAGAATTTTTCCATAACGGAGGGTCGTGAAGGAGACTATATTATTGACAAAGGGGGCAAAAAAATTCCTCTCACAGCACTCGTTTTTGGGCGACATCATAGAATATTTGATAAGGCTGACTTTATTCAAGTCGGCCAGGAAGAAAATGGTTTCGTCATTTTTTATGTTACCTTCAAGAGTCCACATGATATAGATGAAGATAATTTGGGACATTACTTCGATCTAAGTAATGTAGATATAAACTTTAAATTCAAAATTATTAATAGTCCAATTCGGTCCACAATGGGGAAAATAAGATTAAAAATATAA